In the genome of Anomalospiza imberbis isolate Cuckoo-Finch-1a 21T00152 chromosome 27, ASM3175350v1, whole genome shotgun sequence, one region contains:
- the LOC137462920 gene encoding uncharacterized protein, translating into MEQPPKQMRPPTSSDSFSSRFLGQILQLSLVKYPLKLLQKASVWIGLVIPVRTIRSNLCPPSQSPSRPGLLARKRRGKLVRLLLSVTPTRIQNLLGYLPTDWGQSNMSKEIREAPINPASKASKRKRDDVALEQQESWFVVLERDLPEDDSEDVSYEPSELESDSDEFQSQNDTDLELEEQGGVTILELSDVQGPLLPPELGAEDPAVTSSGGDAPDVASGDAQQPRGDGSSEQESDTACDTSSSQDGENSEA; encoded by the exons ATGGAGCAGCCCCCAAAGCAG aTGAGGCCACCCACCAGCAGTGATTCCTTCTCCAGCAGGTTCCTGGGCCAGATCCTTCAGCTCAGCTTGGTCAAGTACCCA ctgaagctccTTCAGAAAGCATCTGTCTGGATTGGATTGGTAATCCCTGTCAGGACCATCAGGAGCAACCTCTGCCCCCCATCCCAGTCTCCCAGCAGGCCTGGGCTCCTGGCCAGGAAACGCCGGGGGAAGCTCGTGCGccttctgctctctgtgacTCCCACCAGGATCCAGAACCTCCTGGGCTACCTCCCAACCGACTGGGGCCAGAGCAACATGTCCAAGG AGATCCGAGAGGCTCCCATCAAcccagccagcaaagccagCAAGAGGAAGAGGGATGATgtggctctggagcagcaggagtcCTGGTTTGTGgtgctggagagggatttgCCGGAGGATGACTCTGAAGACGTCTCCTATGAG CCCTCGGAACTGGAGTCGGACAGTGACGAGTTCCAGTCCCAAAATGACACCGacctggagctggaggagcagggtgGGGTCACCATACTGGAGCTCTCGGATGTCCAG GGCCCCTTGTtgcccccagagctgggagcagaggatcCAGCTGTGACCAGCAGTGGGGGAGATGCTCCAGATGTGGCCAGTGGTGATGCCCAGCAGCCACGAGGGGATGGGAGCAGTGAGCAAGAGTCTGACACAGCCTGTGACACCAGCTCATCCCAGGATGGG GAGAACTCGGAAGCCTGA